The region ACCTGACGGCCTACACCTGAACTGGTAAAGACGACGGAAGCATGCTCAGATTTTTCGAGCAGAGGAAGCAGGGCCTGAGTTAGCACAAACGGCGCACGTAGGTTGACAGCCATGACATCATCCCAGACACCGGGACTATAATTTGCCAGTTCAGTACGTTCACCGAGAATACCCGCATTATGCAGAATTCCGTCCAGACGGCCAAACTGTTTACTTAAGGTCTCGAACAGGAGCTCGTAATCACGCTCAGACGCACTGGAAAGCTGTAAAGGCAAAATTGCTGGGCGTGGTGCACCCAAACCTTCAATTTCATCATAGATGACTTCGAGCTTGTTCAGGGTACGACCATGCAGCACTACTGTCGCGCCATGCAGGGCATAGCTGATTGCTGCCGCACGTCCAATGCCATCGCCGGCACCTGTGATCAGGATAATTCGATCCTTTAACAGGTCTGAGCGAGGTTGATATTCTGAATACTTCATGAACGACCTCCTGATTTCTTGCTTATTGTTGTTAAGTTTAATGTTCTGATCGGAACCGGGGTTTTAGCTGAGTACCGGCTTTAAAACCAGATCCTGAATTCGTTGATGTAATTCTTCTACACTATGCGCGATACAATCCGCCTGCCAAGCGTTTAAATCGTCTTTATGTTCTAGGGGCAGATAACCATAGGCCGCCAGAATGGTATACATATTGGCTGCACGTCCGGCATCGATATCACGTGGATGATCACCGACATAGATACAGTCTTCAGCCGCCAGATCAATCTGTTTCGCTGCCAGATACATGGGTTCTGGATCTGGTTTGGTACGGCCAACATCTTCCGGACAGACCAGTACCGAACAGCGCTCTGATAAATTCAATGCGGCAAGCAGTGATTCACTTAACCAGCGTGGTTTATTAGTAACGATGCCCCAAGGAATACTGTGTGCTTCCAAAGCTTCCAGCAGGGGATACATGCCGTCAAATAAGTCAGTATCTACTGCAATATCGGCCCCATACAGGTCCAGAAAACGCTGACGATGAGCCAATAGTAATGGATCTTCCAGCTCGAGTTCTGGATAAACCAGCTTGACCATGGCGCGAGCACCTTCTGAAACCTGAGTCCGGATCAGCTCTGGGGCTATTACTTCACGACCTTCTTCACGGCACATGTCCTGAAGAATGCGGACAAAGTCAGCGGCTGTGTCAATTAAGGTGCCATCCAGATCAAAGAGAACTGCTTTCATTCAGCAGCTCCATGGGCATTTTCTTTTACCGTGTAGACCATATAGTTAACGTCCACATTTGGTGCTAACCAGTAACGTTTGGTCAGCGGGTTATAGTGCAGACCAGTCATATCTTTTAGTTTCAGGCCAGCATTACGGATGTCATGTGCCAGTTCAGATGGCTTGATAAATTTGCTGTAGTCATGGGTACCACGTGCCAGCATACGCAGCACATATTCCGCACCGATAATGGCAAACAGATACGATTTCGGATTACGGTTAATGGTGGAGAAGAACACATGGCCGCCTGGTTTTACCAGCTTATGGCAAGCCTGAATGATAGAAGCCGGGTCTGGAACATGCTCCAGCATTTCCATACAGGTCACTACGTCGTATTGACCCGCCTGTTCTTCTGCCAGCTGCTCAACAGGAACCTGACGGTATTGAATATTGCTGACACCTTCCTGTTCGGCATGCAGACGTGCCACATTTAAGGGTGCTTCACCCATATCAATCCCGAGCACATCAGCACCACGGCGTGCCATGCTTTCTGCCAGAATGCCGCCGCCACAGCCCACATCCAGAACTTTCTTGCCGCTCAAGCTACCAGCATGCTCATCAATCCAGTTCAGACGTAATGGATTAATCATGTGCAAAGGGCGGAACTCGGAATGCTGATCCCACCATATGGCTGCGAAAGCTTCAAATTTGGCAATTTCTTGTGGATCAACATTCAATTGCGACATCGGTGTCACCTCAATCAAGTCGTTATATTTTAAAAAAGTTCAATGCTGATTAGTGTAGCGCTTCCTGCAAAAAAAGCGATAAAAGCCTTAAAAAAGTTCACAGAATAAAAACGAAAGCCGCATATTTGATTTATAGTATCTGCATAAGCTAATCATAAAGATTTAGAGGATCATAATTCCAATGAAAAAATTTATTTTAGGCACTGTCGCCGCATCCGTTTTAGCATTTTCTGGCAGTGCGATGGCCAACTTTGTAGCAGGCCAAGACTATCAAGTGCTGGCGAATCCAGTCAAAGTTGAAAAGCCGGGGAAAATTGAAGTACGTGAATTCTTCTGGTATGGCTGTGGTCACTGCTACACACTTGAACCGCATATGCAGACCTGGTTGAAACAACTACCTAAAGATATCCGTTTTGTCCGTACCCCAGCCGCAATGAACCCACTATGGGAACAGGCAGCACGTGCCTATTATGTGTCTGAAGCCTTGGGTGTTCGTCAAAAAGCCCATTTACAATTGTTCCATAATATTCATGAAGGTCGTAACCAAAGCCTGCTTGAACAGCCAGGCTTAGCGAAATTCTATACCCGTTATGGTATTTCAGAAGCGAAGTTCAACAGCACCTATAAATCATTCCCGATTTCTTCAAAAATCGCCCAGGCGAAAAATCTGGCAGCATCTTATCAGTTAACGGGTGTACCAGCCGTGACAGTGAATGGTAAGTATGTCGTTCAGGGTGATGATGCCAAAGTCATTCAGGTGGTAAATTTTCTGGTAGAAAAAGAGCGTAAGGCAAAATAATTTCTGCCTGATCTTAAAAAACCTGCACATTGCTGCAGGTTTTTTATTGTTGAAAATATCTACGCTAGCTGTCTGAAGGCGGTTTATGCATGAATGCCTTGAAACAGCAGTTGCATCTGAATCACAGTTTGAGCTTTAAATTCTGCTGCGCGACTTTGTTTAAGATTCACATCTGCCAGCGCCTGAATACTCAGCCAACCCATCGCCCAATTCAGGGATAAATCCATGAGCATTTGGATCAGCAGCTTCAAATGTTGAGGCTGTTCGATTCCCTGAGCGGAATAAAGATTTCCCAGCTCATCTACCAGATCAGCAATCCAAAATTGCAATTCTCGCTCGATACTGGTTCGCAAAAAGTCCGATCCACCCCAACGCTCGGTACTAAAAAATAACCAGGGCTCAGAATGCTCTTCAACTGCCTGAAAGAACAGACTGATACTGGTTTCAGTATCTGAATGCACCTGATGTAGATAAGCATCAACGAGCTGATTCAGGATACTTTTTAATTTAAGAGCGACTTGATCGAGCAATTCCAGACCCAGCTGTTGCATGTCCTTAAAATGTCGATAGAATGCCGTTGGAACCAGCCCTACTTCACGGGAAAGTTCACGCAGACTAATATTGCTAAATGCCCGACCACGACTGCTCAGTACCAGTGCGGCATCAATAATCGCCTGATGACTTTGCTGCTTGCGTTCTTCACGTAAAGACATAAAAATATTCTCGATATTTCCCTTTAAGTCTAACAAAAAATAAGCAATCACACAGTGCCATTTAAATGATCTGATTTTGTATTTTGATCGAACAAAACCGATTGATTTTGTAAATCATGCCAAGGGCTGGGCAATCTTGGCAGAGGCTTCTGCTATACTGAGCCGCAATTATTTTTCAGTCAAAGCAGGACTTATTATGCGTATCGACCAGCGAGCATTAGATCAATTACGTGACATCAAAATTACCCGCAACTACACACGTTATGCGGAAGGTTCAGTATTGGTTGAATTTGGTCATACTAAAGTGCTTTGTACTGCCAGCATTGATAACTCGGTACCCCGTTTCCTGAAAGGTCAGGGCCAAGGCTGGGTAACCGCAGAATATGGCATGCTGCCACGTTCAACACATACTCGTAGTGACCGTGAAGCGGCACGTGGCAAACAGAGTGGCCGTACTCAGGAAATCCAGCGTCTGATCGGCCGTAGCCTACGCGCTATGGTGGACCTGAAAAAACTCGGTGAAAACACGATTACTATCGACTGTGATGTGATCCAGGCGGATGGCGGTACCCGTACAGCCTCTATTACCGGTGCTGCAGTCGCACTCATCGATGCGATGAATGTGTTGCTTGAGAAGAAAAAAATCAAGCAGGACCCACTCAAAGGTCTGGTTGCTGCAATTTCTGTGGGTATTTTCAAAGATGAAGTATTACTGGATCTTTGCTACGAAGAAGATTCTAACTGCCAGACTGACCTGAATGTCGTGATGACGCAAGTGGGTGAATTTATTGAAATTCAGGGCACTGCGGAAGACAAGCCATTTACCCGTAGCCAATGCAATGACATGCTGGAAATGGCGGAGAAGGGCATCCAGGAGCTGATCAAGAAACAGCAAGAAGCTTTGGGCTGGTAATCTTCTGGTAAAAAACGCATCTTCGGATGCGTTTTTTTATGGCTGTTTTAGGCTTCAACATTGTCTCACAAAAATTGAACAGGACCTGCCTACTGTATCGCTGTATTTCGAGAGATGATTTTTAATCTACTCAAATATAGAGGGTCAAAGTATGAAAATATTCTTCATGGCACTTTCAGTTTGTACAGTTCTTGGTCTTGCCGCCTGTGATAATAATTCCCGTGATGCAGATCGGGATGGTGCTTCTGCACCAGCAGGACAAAATACCAATTAGTAATCACACCCAAGTATCACTTCATTCATCTCTATTATTTTTTTGTGCAAAAACTGCGCAAAAAAATCGAAAAATAAAAGAAGGGTGCTTCGCACCCTTCTTCTACCGCGTGTTTAGCAAAATCTAGGCATTAAAACGCATTGATAAATCAACTGCTTTCACGTCCTTGGTGAGAACGCCCATAGAAATGTAATCTACACCTGTAGTTGCTACTTCACGCAAATTCTCAATCGTAATATTGCCCGAAGCTTCCAGTTTGCAACGACCTGCTACATGCTTTACGGCATCAATCATTTGTTGTTGGCTAAAGTTATCCAGCATCACGATATCTGCTTTAGCTTCAAGAGCCTGATTCAGCTCATCCCAGGTTTCAACTTCAACTTCTACCGGCTTGCCGGGTGCAATCTGATGTGCCTTGGCAATCGCTTGGGTGATTCCACCAGCCGCCATGATGTGATTTTCTTTAATTAAAAAGGCATCAAACAGACCCAGACGATGATTCTGACCACCACCAATTGCGACGGCATATTTCTGTGCGATACGCAGGCCTGGAATGGTTTTACGCGTATCTAATAACTTGGTATGAAGACCTTCCAGCTCTTTTACATAGCTTGCTGTTTTGGTCGCAACCGCAGACAAAGTTTGCACAAAGTTCAGTGCCGGACGTTCTACAGTGAGCAGGCTACGCGCAGAACCTGCCAGTTTCAGGAAGGCCTCATTGGCCTGGACAAGTTCACCGTCATTCTTCAGCCAGATCACTTCAACTTCTGGATCATAGGCCTGAATCAGAGCATTCACCCAAGGTTGTCCAGCCAGTACCATATCTTCACGGCTAATGATGGTGGCAGTAGCCTGTTCATCTTCAGGGGTCAGCAGGGCAGTGATGTCGCCATCACCAATGTCTTCTGCCAGCGCCTGTTGAATATTGATCTGAATCGACTGTTCTAGCAAAGCTTGAGATATGCTCATGAGTATTTCCGTATCTTTATTAAGCCGTGAAAATTGCGCGTTATATTAGCACTGTTACATAAAAATGAGCGATTTTTCGCATACTCATCACCGCCGAATTGAGATTTGGATGCGAAAGTTTTAGCATTAAGCCAGCTGCATTATGCAGCAGTCATTTTAGTTGGGGATAGGAAAGTTTTTATGCAACAAGCACCTGCGTTTCATGTGAAGGATGGACAACTCATCGGTGCACGCCAGATTCCCTCATCCAACTTTAACCAGCGTCCGGAAAATACCGAGATTCAGCTGATCGTGGTACATAACATCAGCCTGCCGCCATCCCAATTTGGTGGTGGTTATATCGAGCAGTTTTTCCAGAATCAGCTGGACTGGTCGGTGCATCCCTATTTTCAGACCATTCAGGGCATGCAAGTCTCTACCCATTTATTGATCCTGCGTAATGGGGAAGTGCTGCAGTTTGTTAATTTTAATGACCGTGCCTGGCATGCAGGTCGTTCGACCTATCTCGCGAAGAAAGAATGCAATGATTATTCTATCGGCATCGAGCTTGAAGGCAGCGATGACCTTCCATTTGAACAGGCACAGTACGATGCGCTGGTACAGGTAACTGCCTGTTTGCAAGCTCATTATCCAAAAATTCAGCAGCACATTGCCGGACATTCTGATATTGCGCCGGGACGTAAAACTGATCCAGGCCTACATTTCAACTGGGCCGCATTCCGTGAACAATTGCATCATTATAAAAATACATCAATACCTGAATAGGAATGTGATAAAGCAATGAACTTCTGTCAGAAGTTTCATTACAATAGGCAAAATTTAAACATTAGGTGAACAGTATGGCGCTGTGGCGTTCGACCGTCATTGTCAGTGCGATGACCATGTTGTCACGGGTACTGGGTCTGGTCCGGGATATTGTACTGCTCAATGTCTTTGGTGCAGGCAAGGACTTCGATACCTTCGTGGTCGCATTCCGTATTCCCAATTTCTTCCGGCGTCTGTTTGCGGAAGGGGCTTTTTCACAGGCTTTTATCCCGGTACTGACCGAATATAAAACGACACGCACGCATGCCGAGGTGCAGATCCTGATTAGCCGGGTATTTGGCTGCCTGTCTACCGTTATGAGTCTGCTGACCTTTGTGGCGATGGTAGCTGCACCTGCCATTATTTATGTCTATGCACCGGGCTTCCATGCAGACCCTGAGAAGTTCGCATTGGCGTCAGACATGTTCCGCCTGACCATTCCTTATCTGCTGTTTATGTCGCTGACGGCTTTTGCCAGCAGTATCCTGAACAGCTACGGTTCATTCACTACACCTGCTTTTGCACCGGTGCTTTTGAATGTGGCAATGATTGCTGGCGCATTGTGGCTTACCCCGCACATGGCTGAGCCGATCATGGCATTAGGCTGGGCAGTATTGATTGCCGGTGCTTTGCAACTGGCGATTCAGATCCCGGAATTATGGCGCAAGAAACTGCTGATTCCACCAAAAGTTGATTTCAAGCATGAAGGTGTAGACCGCATCATGAAACTGATGTTGCCAGCGCTATTTGGTGTTTCGGTGACGCAGATTAACCTGTTACTTAATACCATCTGGGCATCCTTTATGCAGGATGGTTCGGTGTCCTGGCTTTACAGTGCTGAACGTATGACAGAATTGCCATTGGGCTTGATTGGCGTGGCGATCGGTACCGTGATTCTGCCATCTCTGTCGGCACGTCATGCCGAGCAGGATCAGGCCAAATTCCGCAGCATGATCGACTGGGCAGCGAAAGTGATTGTGATGGTCGGCCTACCGGCCAGTATTGCACTGTTCATGCTTTCTACGCCGATCATTCAGGCACTGTTCCAACGTGGTCAGTTTGATCTGGAAGATACCCAGATGACGGCAATGGCACTGCAATGTATGAGTGCTGGCGTGATTTCATTCATGTTGATTAAAGTTTTTGCACCAGGTTTTTATGCCCAGCAAGATACCAGAACACCGGTACGTGTCGGTTTGATTGCAGTAGCTGCCAATGCGATTTTGAACGTCATCTTTATTGGATTCTTCAAGCTGATTGACTGGGAGGCGGAACACATGGCATTGGCTTTAGCCTCTTCAGGTTCCGCTTTGGTAAATGCCGGAATGCTATATTTCTATCTGCATAAGCGTGATATTTTCCGCTTTGGTGGCCACTGGAAAAAGCTCATGTTGCAGTTTGGTTTTGCCAACTTTGCCATGATCGCAGCGCTGGCGTATGCACTGACCTGGTATAATGGTGATGTATCACAATGGATCCGCGTGGCTGAAGTCATCGGGCTATGCATTGTCGGAGTTGCAGTTTACCTGCTTGCATTGGTCTTGACCGGCTTCCGACCGCGACATCTTAAACCATAAAATTCATATAAAAAAATAAGAGCCATTGAGCTCTTATTTTTTACTTCTTATTCCATCATTAGATGGCTTTGAGTCATGACAAGATCCGTTACTCTAGACCTTACCGCGGGACAAGAAGCCAACAATTGCAAGAATGACCGCAATCACCAACAGAATAATCGCGAAATCTTTAGATAGACCGGCTACTCCACCAAAACCGAGCAGACTGGCAATTAATGCAATAACAGCGAATATAATAGCCCAACGAAACATCTTTGAATCTCCATGTGTTTTTATTCTCAAAATCAGTATAGGGACAATAAACTCCTCAAACTGTTCGTCTTTTGTTGATAATCTGTCTAATGGTTAGTAATCGTGTGAGTATAGTTATCAGATGCTTACAGTACGTTTGTCTGGTGCAGGACTGTTATAATAGATTTCTCCTGTCTCATCTCTGCCTGTTGTTATGACTGATACTTTGCGTCCCGAATTCTGGAAATACTATACCCTGAACCAAATGAAGCCTCAGGAATGGGAGGCATTATGTGATGGTTGTGGGCTCTGCTGCCTCATCAAGTTTGAAGATGAAGATACTCAGGAAGTCACCTATACACGCGTTGCCTGTAAACTGCTTGACTGCCAAACGGCACGCTGTTCGAATTATCCCAACCGTTTACAGTTTGTTCCTGACTGTATTCAGCTTACGCCTGAAAAATTGGCAGCGATTCACTGGTTGCCAGCCAGTTGCGCCTATCGCAGAGTTGCAGAAGGAAAGCAGTTGCCATCTTGGCACTATCTGATTAGTGGTTCACGTGAAAGTGTGATTAAAGCACGCAAGTCTGCTGCAGGTCGCTGCTTGAGTGAGCTTGAAGTCGATGAAGACGAAATGGAAGACCATATTGTGCGCTGGGTGCGCTAGAACTTTCGATCTAACACACGGTGCTATGCAGTAATTCTTGTGCTGCGTTGCCTGCCATTGGCCGATAAAAATAGAAACCTTGTCCGATCTGGCAGTCACACTTAATCAAGGTAGAAAGTTGCTCGGTATTTTCAATACCTTCCACTAGCACATCGAGCTCAATACTGGAACCGATCTGGGTAATGGCTTTGACAATCGCTAATGCAGAGGGGTCAGTATTCAGCCGTTTCACAAAGTTACGGTCAATCTTGATACAGTCCACCGGATATTCCTGCAAACGGGTCAAGGAAGAATGGCCGGTACCGAAGTCATCTATGGAAATATGAATGCCAGCCTGTTTTAGCAAGTTCAGAGCCCGGATCACATAATTAGCCCCACGTTCTGACAGGCTTTGTTCAGTAATTTCCAGTTCCACCTTGTCGACTGGAATATCAAAGCGAGACAGCCGTTCTAATAACTTTTCAGCATAATCATCACGCAGGAATTCGACGGGTGCTGCGTTGATCGAAATTGGGAGAATCTCTAGACCCTGTTCCAGCCAGTTGGTCATATCCTCAAAGACTTTCAGCTGCATGGTTTCGCTGATGCGTGAGGCCAGTTCATAATCCTGAAAGGCACAGAAAATATGGGACGGCAGCTGAATCTGATGATGCTGATCCTCCCAGCGCAGCAGGGCTTCAAAACCAATTACCGCACCATCAGATAAACGTACTTTGGGTTGATAGTAAGGAATAATCTGATTTGAATTAATAATTTTACGCGCCAAAATCAGCTGACGGGTCATTTTGTCCAGCGATTCAAACATTTCCTGACTGAACATGCGGATACCACCGCGACCACTATTTTTCAGATCATTCAGTGCGATATCGGCACATTTTAATAAATTAGAACTGTTAATGGCATCCCGGGGATAAATTGCGCCACCCACACTGATACCACTATTAATGATTCTACCGGCATAACTGATCGGCATTTCCATCTGCTGACAGACCTTTTTAGCCACCTCTAACAGCTGTGATTCATGCTCAAGATTTTGAACCAAGACAGCAAATTCATCACCACCTAAACGAGCAACGATGGTTTCAGGACCAAGATTATTCTGGAAGCGTTCACCCAGGACATGTAAAAGATGGTCGCCGGCGATATGCCCTAAGGTATCATTAATATGCTTGAAATAGTCCAGATCGATGAGAAGCAATCCTGCTTGGCTCTGTTGTTGCCGTGCCTTGAACAGGGTACGTTTAAACTGTTTATAGAAGGTACGGCGGTTATACAGCCCAGTCAGTTCATCAATTTCCGTCACTGCTTTCAGTCGTGTTTCAACCCGTTTTTGCTGGCTAACATTTCGTGAAACGCATAGGATTTGTCGAGTCACATTGTGCTCATCCACTATTGGAGTAAGTAAATTATCCCAATACTCTGGCGCTTGATTCTCTAGCTGGCTAATACCTGCAAAACGGGCATTCATGCCTTGGGCAGCACGCTTGAGCGCACGCCTGCCAGATGGACGCACTTCGGCAGGCAGCAGATTCAGCCAGGACATACCAAACTGCTGTTCGCTTTCAGACAGTCCCAAAGCCTGTCGGCCTGAACGGTTCACATGGCTCAATTTGCCATCTGGCGTGATGATTTTAATACAGTCTAGGCTCGCATCCAGCATATTTTGCTGGGTAGCAATCATCTGAGAAAGTTGTTGCTGGATTTCAAAATAATCATGCACATCGGTCAGGGTGATGGCCCAGTACAGCAGGCTATCCGCTGAATAATGAAACTTCATGTTCAGCAGACACATGTGATAACACTGATCCGGTTTCTGGATCCGGCATTGGAATTCTGCATTCTGACGTTTATTCAGTGCAGTATGCCATTCGCTAATGAAATTAGATAAATCCTCAGGATGAATAAACTGTTGCCAGTGTTCCCGGCCGTGCTGATTCAGGTCAATCCCAAGATAGTCCTGCATGGCTGTATTAAAATATTCAATTTCATCCCGAGTCTGCAACCACATGGGTTGAGGGAGGGCATCGGCAAAATGCTGGATATGTGACAGCTCTGGGTCAGTAGTCGACCTGAAAGTGTTCGAGTGTAAAGAATCCGGTGATTCAACCCGGGCAAATGCGTCCAAATTCTGCTTATCAAATTGCATGTATTCACCGATACAGAGGTTTTATTTGATCTAACCTCGGACCCACTTATCTATTATTAGAATAAAAGAACATTAATTCAGCACTAGCTGATCTAAACAGAATATGATCAAATTTGTATGAAGGTGCAAGGTCTAATTCACTTGAAATGATAAAAAATACTGTCATATGTCGGTACAGAGACGGAAGGTAGACTAACTTCATATTCGGAATTAAAAACAGCTAATGCTAGAATGCCAACAGATTAAAAGTGAGCCCATTATAAAATGTCAGACAGCCATATCCCTCTTCCTGAACGTTTGAGGCCACGTGACCTCAGGGAAATTATTGGGCAGGATCATCTGCTCGGTGAAAATGCACCTTTACGTCAGATGATTGATCAGGGACATTTACCGTCTATCATTTTCTGGGGTCCACCTGGTGTAGGTAAAACCACAATTGCACTGTTACTGGCACAGGCAGTGGATCGGCCCTTTGTCAGCCTGTCTGCATTAAATACCGGGGTGAAAGAACTCCGTGAAGTGATAGCGGACGGTGGTGATCTGCTGACCCCCGTGGTATTTATTGATGAGATTCACCGTTTTAATAAATCTCAGCAGGATGCCCTGTTAAATGCGGTCGAAAAGGGCAAGATCACCCTGATTGGTGCCACCACCGAAAATCCATCTTTTGAAGTCAACAGTGCCTTGTTGTCACGTTGTCAGGTTTATAGCCTAAATGCTTTAAGTGCTGAGGCGATTGAGACCTTACTTATTCAGGCCATTCAATCCGATAACTTTCTGCAGGAACGTCATATCCAGATTGAAGAATTTGATGCCCTGATTCAGTTTGCTGCAGGCGATGCACGTAAGGCACTTAACCTATTAGATCTGGTTGCCAGTACTTTTGAGCCGGATATGGAAAATATCATCACGAACGCTGTGGTGGTAAAAGTAGCGCAGCAAAATATTGCCCGCTATGACAAGTCTGGTGAACAGCATTATGATCTGGTCTCTGCTTTTATTAAATCGATTCGTGGCAGTGATCCGGACGCGGCGCTGTACTGGATGGCACGGATGTTAAAGGGTGGTGAAGATCCAGTCTTTATTGCACGCCGTATGCTGATTGCAGCATCTGAAGATATTGGTAACTCCAATCCAAACGCATTGTTGTTGGCGGGGGAATGCTTC is a window of Acinetobacter sp. ASP199 DNA encoding:
- a CDS encoding replication-associated recombination protein A, which encodes MSDSHIPLPERLRPRDLREIIGQDHLLGENAPLRQMIDQGHLPSIIFWGPPGVGKTTIALLLAQAVDRPFVSLSALNTGVKELREVIADGGDLLTPVVFIDEIHRFNKSQQDALLNAVEKGKITLIGATTENPSFEVNSALLSRCQVYSLNALSAEAIETLLIQAIQSDNFLQERHIQIEEFDALIQFAAGDARKALNLLDLVASTFEPDMENIITNAVVVKVAQQNIARYDKSGEQHYDLVSAFIKSIRGSDPDAALYWMARMLKGGEDPVFIARRMLIAASEDIGNSNPNALLLAGECFRSVQAVGMPECRIILGQCAVYLATSAKSNSTYLAINKAMELADKTSNLPVPLHLRNAPTKLMKEQGYGVDYLYPHNYPEHFVLQDYMPPELKGTRLYESARNKREVEGERLQQRRWQQQQQQQ
- a CDS encoding EAL domain-containing protein — protein: MQFDKQNLDAFARVESPDSLHSNTFRSTTDPELSHIQHFADALPQPMWLQTRDEIEYFNTAMQDYLGIDLNQHGREHWQQFIHPEDLSNFISEWHTALNKRQNAEFQCRIQKPDQCYHMCLLNMKFHYSADSLLYWAITLTDVHDYFEIQQQLSQMIATQQNMLDASLDCIKIITPDGKLSHVNRSGRQALGLSESEQQFGMSWLNLLPAEVRPSGRRALKRAAQGMNARFAGISQLENQAPEYWDNLLTPIVDEHNVTRQILCVSRNVSQQKRVETRLKAVTEIDELTGLYNRRTFYKQFKRTLFKARQQQSQAGLLLIDLDYFKHINDTLGHIAGDHLLHVLGERFQNNLGPETIVARLGGDEFAVLVQNLEHESQLLEVAKKVCQQMEMPISYAGRIINSGISVGGAIYPRDAINSSNLLKCADIALNDLKNSGRGGIRMFSQEMFESLDKMTRQLILARKIINSNQIIPYYQPKVRLSDGAVIGFEALLRWEDQHHQIQLPSHIFCAFQDYELASRISETMQLKVFEDMTNWLEQGLEILPISINAAPVEFLRDDYAEKLLERLSRFDIPVDKVELEITEQSLSERGANYVIRALNLLKQAGIHISIDDFGTGHSSLTRLQEYPVDCIKIDRNFVKRLNTDPSALAIVKAITQIGSSIELDVLVEGIENTEQLSTLIKCDCQIGQGFYFYRPMAGNAAQELLHSTVC